A genome region from Leifsonia sp. Root112D2 includes the following:
- a CDS encoding pyridoxal phosphate-dependent aminotransferase codes for MSEQNRVSRRIAQIAESATLKVDSKAKALQAQGRPVISYAAGEPDFRTPENIVEAALAAVHDPKNYRYTPAAGLPELREAIAAKTLRDSGLDVPASAVIVTNGGKQAVYQSFATLLDPGDEVIVPAPYWTTYPEAIKLAGGVQVDVFAGADQGYLVTVEQLEAARTPRTKVLLFVSPSNPTGAVYSPEQTRAIGEWADENGLWVITDEIYQNLVYDGVRAVSIVEAVPSLADRTILVNGVAKTYAMTGWRLGWMVGPADAIKAAGNLQSHLTSNVSNISQRAALEALTGPQDEVERMRQAFDRRRRVIVDELNAIPGIVTPTPQGAFYVYPDVTGLLGRAWGGVIPTTSLELADLILEQAEVATVPGEAFGPSGYLRLSYALGDDALLEGVRRLQRLFA; via the coding sequence GTGAGTGAGCAGAACCGCGTCTCCCGACGGATCGCGCAGATAGCGGAATCGGCCACCCTCAAGGTCGACTCGAAGGCAAAGGCGCTGCAGGCGCAGGGTCGGCCGGTGATCAGCTACGCGGCCGGTGAGCCCGACTTTCGCACCCCCGAGAACATCGTCGAGGCCGCCCTGGCCGCCGTGCACGACCCGAAGAATTACCGCTACACGCCCGCAGCCGGCCTGCCCGAGCTGCGTGAGGCGATCGCCGCGAAAACGCTGCGGGATTCAGGATTGGACGTGCCGGCATCCGCTGTCATTGTCACCAACGGTGGCAAGCAGGCGGTCTACCAGTCGTTCGCGACGCTGCTCGACCCGGGCGACGAGGTTATCGTGCCTGCGCCGTACTGGACCACGTATCCCGAGGCCATCAAACTGGCCGGAGGCGTGCAGGTCGACGTTTTCGCCGGGGCAGATCAGGGCTATCTGGTCACCGTTGAGCAACTTGAGGCGGCCCGCACTCCGCGCACCAAGGTGCTGCTGTTCGTGTCACCGTCGAACCCGACCGGCGCGGTGTACTCCCCCGAGCAGACGCGTGCGATCGGCGAATGGGCCGACGAAAATGGCCTGTGGGTGATCACGGACGAGATCTACCAGAACCTCGTCTACGACGGGGTTCGCGCTGTTTCCATCGTGGAGGCGGTGCCGTCGCTTGCCGACCGCACCATCCTGGTCAATGGCGTGGCCAAGACCTATGCCATGACCGGATGGCGACTCGGCTGGATGGTCGGCCCTGCCGATGCCATCAAGGCGGCGGGCAACCTGCAATCGCACCTGACCTCGAATGTGTCGAACATCTCGCAGCGGGCCGCCCTCGAGGCGCTGACCGGCCCGCAGGACGAGGTCGAGCGCATGCGGCAGGCCTTCGACCGGCGCCGGCGCGTCATTGTCGACGAGTTGAACGCCATCCCGGGTATCGTCACGCCCACACCGCAAGGCGCCTTCTACGTGTATCCGGATGTCACGGGGCTGCTCGGACGCGCATGGGGCGGTGTCATCCCCACGACCTCTCTCGAGCTGGCAGACCTGATTCTGGAGCAGGCGGAGGTGGCGACCGTTCCCGGCGAGGCGTTCGGGCCATCCGGCTACCTGCGCCTGTCGTACGCCCTCGGCGACGACGCCCTGCTGGAGGGCGTGCGCCGCCTGCAGCGACTCTTCGCGTAG
- the secE gene encoding preprotein translocase subunit SecE — MAGKEIDEPSEEIVENARKDRAAKRGPFARLSNFIKQVVAELKKVVTPTRSELFTYTGVVLVFVVFIMALVYFMDWVFGLGVVWAFGNPAVSK; from the coding sequence GTGGCCGGAAAAGAAATCGACGAACCGAGCGAGGAGATCGTCGAGAACGCCAGAAAGGATCGCGCGGCAAAGCGTGGGCCTTTTGCGCGTTTGTCGAACTTCATCAAGCAGGTCGTCGCCGAGCTGAAGAAGGTCGTCACCCCCACGCGTTCGGAGCTGTTCACCTATACGGGCGTCGTGTTGGTGTTCGTCGTCTTCATCATGGCGCTCGTGTACTTCATGGACTGGGTTTTCGGGCTCGGTGTGGTGTGGGCATTCGGAAACCCCGCGGTTTCCAAATAG
- a CDS encoding S53 family peptidase — translation MSSFLSRRSSHQKALGALASIACVIALSMTGVSAASAADSVSYADSVPSWATAANDAGVAADDTSVEGEVYLPLQHADEAAALATAASTPGARGYRHTLNPRDWIRRFSPSQASVNSVVAYLKAQGLTISAVPQSRQYVVFRGTADQVSAAFGTSLHSYRYADHTLVAPSSAPSLPKAIGASVAGISVDQSRLLTKPNSIKQGDLGPNGTPQLRTNAPATPPVTTPCSQYIGQHVVTVPAAYNGKTQYSTYNCGYTPSQIRTAYGLSSSAKSRLNGAGQTVAIIDAYASPSIVNDVNTYSASLGEPTLSKGAYSQIVPDASEFVDQEACQYPSGWQGEQTLDVEAVHAVAPAAKILYVGGFNCGGGLDVALSTILDGKLANIVSNSYGNIGEAIPADVLRGEQNLHIQAAGEGIGLYFSSGDNGDEVANLGYASPDFPASSPYVTAVGGTSMGIDKQGKASFETGWGDTIDQIVSDGSGALSYTQPLPGTRFVGGAGGGTSAVFGQPAYQRGTVPNALAQGKRVSPDIAALADPYTGFLIGIRPIIDDSTLETGDFENETYGGTSLASPLVAAQMAIVQQLTHSTVGFANPTLYALHRALPSAFRDVVPSNPPQAVAYTSKTSGNSYLITLDRDTSLTTAPRYDNVTGLGSVSFSLLSLVGQGRH, via the coding sequence ATGAGTTCGTTCCTCTCGCGCCGGTCTTCTCACCAGAAGGCTCTCGGCGCTCTCGCTAGCATCGCGTGCGTTATCGCGCTCTCGATGACCGGCGTGTCGGCTGCCTCGGCTGCCGACAGCGTTTCCTACGCGGATTCCGTGCCCTCCTGGGCGACGGCGGCCAACGATGCCGGAGTCGCTGCAGACGATACCTCGGTCGAGGGCGAGGTGTACCTGCCCCTGCAGCATGCGGATGAGGCGGCGGCCCTCGCCACGGCGGCATCGACGCCCGGCGCGCGCGGTTATCGGCACACGCTGAACCCCCGCGACTGGATTCGGCGCTTCTCGCCGAGCCAGGCATCCGTGAACAGCGTCGTTGCCTACCTCAAGGCGCAGGGCCTGACGATCTCGGCCGTGCCGCAGAGCCGGCAGTACGTGGTCTTCCGCGGTACGGCGGACCAGGTCAGCGCGGCGTTCGGCACGTCGCTGCACAGTTACCGCTACGCCGATCACACGCTCGTCGCGCCCTCGAGCGCGCCGTCGCTGCCGAAGGCCATCGGCGCATCCGTGGCGGGCATCAGCGTTGACCAGTCCCGCTTGCTGACCAAGCCGAACTCGATCAAGCAGGGCGACCTCGGCCCGAACGGCACGCCGCAGCTGCGCACGAACGCGCCGGCCACCCCGCCTGTCACGACGCCGTGTTCGCAGTACATCGGGCAGCACGTGGTGACGGTTCCCGCCGCGTACAACGGCAAGACCCAGTACAGCACCTACAACTGCGGGTACACGCCGTCGCAGATCCGCACGGCATATGGGCTATCGAGTTCGGCGAAAAGCCGACTCAACGGGGCCGGGCAGACCGTAGCGATCATCGACGCCTACGCCTCGCCGAGCATCGTGAACGACGTGAACACCTACTCGGCCAGCCTCGGTGAGCCGACGCTGTCGAAGGGCGCATACTCACAGATCGTTCCGGATGCCAGTGAGTTTGTCGACCAGGAAGCGTGCCAGTACCCCAGCGGCTGGCAGGGTGAGCAGACGCTCGACGTCGAGGCGGTGCACGCGGTGGCGCCCGCCGCGAAGATCCTCTACGTGGGAGGCTTCAACTGCGGCGGCGGCCTCGATGTGGCGCTGTCCACGATTCTGGATGGCAAGCTGGCGAACATCGTCAGCAACAGCTACGGCAACATCGGTGAGGCGATCCCCGCCGACGTGCTGCGCGGTGAGCAGAACCTGCACATTCAGGCGGCAGGCGAGGGCATCGGGCTCTACTTCTCCAGCGGAGACAACGGCGACGAGGTTGCGAACCTGGGCTACGCGTCGCCGGACTTTCCGGCATCCTCGCCCTATGTGACGGCCGTCGGCGGAACCAGCATGGGCATCGACAAGCAGGGCAAGGCGTCGTTCGAGACCGGATGGGGTGACACGATCGACCAGATCGTCTCCGACGGTTCGGGCGCGCTGAGCTACACCCAGCCGCTACCCGGCACGCGGTTCGTGGGCGGGGCCGGTGGCGGCACGAGTGCCGTGTTCGGCCAGCCCGCCTACCAGCGAGGCACGGTTCCGAACGCCCTGGCGCAAGGCAAGCGGGTGTCGCCGGACATCGCGGCGCTGGCCGATCCCTACACCGGGTTCCTCATCGGCATCCGCCCGATCATCGACGATTCGACGCTCGAGACGGGTGACTTCGAGAACGAGACCTACGGCGGCACCTCGCTGGCGTCTCCTCTTGTCGCCGCGCAGATGGCGATCGTGCAGCAGTTGACGCACAGCACGGTGGGCTTCGCCAACCCGACGCTGTACGCGCTGCACCGTGCGCTGCCGTCGGCGTTCCGCGACGTGGTTCCCTCGAACCCGCCGCAGGCCGTCGCGTACACCAGCAAGACCAGTGGCAACAGCTACCTGATCACGCTCGACAGGGACACCTCGCTCACCACGGCACCGCGATACGACAATGTGACGGGGCTCGGCAGCGTGTCGTTCTCGCTGCTGTCGCTCGTCGGCCAGGGCAGGCACTAA
- a CDS encoding ABC transporter ATP-binding protein, which produces MTSTDAVVSVRELHKSYGDFRALDGVSFDIHRGETLALLGPNGAGKSTTIEILEGYRDRTSGEARVLGVDPQHGGLDWKAQLGIVLQSSGEPGDVTVREQLSHFAGFYPNPRDIDEVMAAVGLEEKAKTRIRALSGGQRRRVDVALGVIGRPQLLFLDEPTTGFDPEARREFWGLIRSLKREGTTILLTTHYLDEAAQLSDRAAVIAGGQLVEIAPITEIGGADARVPVVRWREASEMREQRTTQPATFVAGLVARLGSEPEGLEVIRPSLEDIYLGMLASQNDSDHTQTPQVNLDTAALLQPQGTEQNS; this is translated from the coding sequence ATGACATCAACAGACGCGGTTGTGAGCGTTCGCGAACTGCATAAAAGCTACGGAGACTTCAGAGCCCTCGACGGCGTGAGTTTCGACATCCATCGCGGCGAGACGCTGGCGCTGCTCGGCCCCAACGGCGCCGGCAAGTCCACCACCATCGAGATTCTCGAGGGGTATCGGGACCGCACCAGCGGCGAGGCGCGCGTGCTCGGCGTCGACCCGCAGCACGGAGGTCTCGACTGGAAGGCTCAGCTCGGCATCGTGCTGCAGTCCAGCGGCGAGCCCGGCGACGTGACGGTGCGCGAGCAGCTCAGCCACTTCGCCGGCTTCTACCCCAACCCGCGCGATATCGACGAGGTGATGGCCGCCGTCGGACTCGAAGAGAAGGCGAAGACGCGCATCCGCGCCCTCTCCGGTGGGCAGCGCAGGCGGGTGGATGTCGCGCTCGGCGTGATCGGGCGCCCGCAACTGCTCTTTCTGGACGAGCCCACCACCGGCTTCGACCCCGAGGCACGCCGTGAGTTCTGGGGGCTCATCCGCTCGCTCAAACGCGAGGGCACCACCATTCTGCTCACGACGCACTACCTCGACGAGGCCGCCCAGCTGAGCGACCGCGCCGCCGTGATAGCGGGCGGCCAACTCGTGGAGATAGCCCCGATCACCGAGATCGGCGGGGCGGATGCCCGGGTGCCGGTCGTGCGCTGGCGCGAGGCATCCGAGATGCGCGAGCAGCGCACCACGCAACCCGCGACCTTCGTGGCGGGCCTCGTGGCCCGTCTCGGCAGTGAGCCGGAGGGGCTCGAGGTGATTCGGCCCAGCCTGGAGGATATCTACCTCGGCATGCTGGCGTCGCAGAACGACAGCGACCATACCCAGACCCCGCAAGTGAATCTCGACACGGCCGCCCTTCTGCAGCCTCAGGGAACGGAACAGAACTCATGA
- the rplA gene encoding 50S ribosomal protein L1, whose amino-acid sequence MAQKSKAYRAAAEKIEAGKYYSTQEAVTLAKETGSAKFNSTVEVALKLGVDPRKADQMVRGTVILPHGTGKTARVIVFATGPAAEAAIAAGADEVGGAELIEKVAGGYTAFDSAVSTPELMGQVGRLGKVLGPRGLMPNPKTGTVTPDVAKAVSDIKGGKIEFRVDKHANVHFVVGKAAFTPEQLHENITAALDEIVRLKPSSSKGRYIQKGAVSTTFGPGIPLDVNVF is encoded by the coding sequence ATGGCACAGAAGTCAAAGGCCTACCGGGCCGCGGCCGAGAAGATCGAGGCCGGAAAGTACTACAGCACCCAGGAAGCCGTCACCCTCGCGAAGGAGACCGGCTCCGCCAAGTTCAACTCGACCGTCGAGGTCGCGCTCAAGCTCGGCGTCGATCCCCGCAAGGCTGACCAGATGGTTCGCGGCACCGTGATTCTTCCTCACGGCACCGGCAAGACCGCCCGCGTCATCGTCTTCGCGACGGGCCCGGCAGCTGAGGCCGCCATCGCGGCGGGCGCAGATGAGGTCGGCGGCGCCGAGCTCATCGAGAAGGTCGCCGGCGGTTACACCGCCTTCGACTCGGCCGTTTCCACGCCTGAGCTCATGGGCCAGGTCGGTCGTCTCGGCAAGGTGCTCGGCCCGCGTGGCCTCATGCCCAACCCGAAGACCGGCACGGTGACCCCGGATGTCGCGAAGGCCGTCTCCGACATCAAGGGCGGCAAGATCGAGTTCCGCGTCGACAAGCACGCGAACGTGCACTTCGTCGTGGGCAAGGCGGCGTTCACGCCGGAGCAGTTGCACGAGAACATCACCGCCGCGCTTGACGAGATCGTTCGTCTCAAGCCGTCGTCGTCGAAGGGCCGTTACATCCAGAAGGGTGCAGTGTCGACCACGTTCGGCCCCGGCATCCCGCTGGACGTCAACGTGTTCTAA
- a CDS encoding Pr6Pr family membrane protein — MRRAFAVIRLIVAVGVIAAVVGQFAKSLSMVPNPSLFTANFLSFFTIDSNLLTIAMLLAGAWFGFTKRRDPQRYNMFRASVTAYMATTGVVYALLLRDVSLDQATTLPWSNEILHVYAPLYVVLDWILAPGRIPVRWDRLWLVLTFPILWLAYTLIRGPIVGWYPYPFLNPAQPGGYATVVLYIVAIAGFIGIVGVVVVWLSRLRVLGNGLRSR; from the coding sequence ATGAGACGAGCGTTCGCAGTCATCCGTCTGATCGTCGCCGTCGGAGTCATAGCCGCGGTCGTGGGCCAATTCGCCAAGAGCCTATCGATGGTTCCGAACCCCTCGCTCTTCACGGCCAACTTCCTCAGCTTCTTCACGATCGACTCGAATCTGCTGACGATTGCGATGCTGCTCGCCGGTGCCTGGTTCGGCTTCACGAAGCGGCGGGACCCGCAGCGCTACAACATGTTCCGTGCCTCGGTCACCGCATACATGGCCACGACGGGTGTCGTTTACGCCCTGCTGTTGCGTGATGTCTCCCTCGACCAGGCGACGACGCTGCCGTGGTCGAACGAGATTCTGCATGTGTACGCGCCGCTGTACGTCGTGCTCGACTGGATTCTCGCCCCCGGCCGAATCCCCGTGCGCTGGGACCGGCTCTGGCTGGTCCTCACCTTTCCGATTCTCTGGCTGGCATACACCCTGATTCGCGGCCCGATCGTGGGCTGGTATCCCTACCCGTTCCTCAACCCTGCTCAGCCGGGCGGCTACGCCACGGTCGTGCTGTACATCGTGGCGATAGCCGGCTTCATCGGAATCGTCGGCGTCGTGGTGGTGTGGCTCAGCCGGCTTCGCGTGCTCGGCAACGGGCTGCGTTCACGATAG
- the rplK gene encoding 50S ribosomal protein L11, whose translation MAPKKKVTGLIKLQINAGAANPAPPIGPALGQHGVNIMEFCKAYNAATESQRGNVIPVEITVYEDRSFTFILKTPPAAELIKKAAGVAKGSGTPHTVKVAKLTKDQVRTIAEAKMVDLNANDLDAASKIIAGTARSMGITVE comes from the coding sequence ATGGCACCGAAGAAGAAGGTAACTGGTCTGATCAAGCTTCAGATCAATGCCGGCGCCGCCAACCCCGCCCCGCCTATCGGCCCGGCGCTCGGTCAGCACGGCGTGAACATCATGGAATTCTGCAAGGCGTACAACGCGGCGACCGAGTCGCAGCGCGGCAACGTCATCCCGGTTGAGATCACCGTGTACGAGGACCGCTCGTTCACGTTCATCCTGAAGACCCCGCCCGCTGCCGAGCTCATCAAGAAGGCCGCAGGCGTTGCCAAGGGTTCCGGCACGCCACACACCGTCAAGGTGGCCAAGCTCACCAAGGACCAGGTGCGCACGATCGCCGAGGCGAAGATGGTCGACCTCAACGCGAACGACCTCGACGCGGCATCCAAGATCATCGCCGGCACCGCCCGCAGCATGGGCATCACGGTCGAATAA
- a CDS encoding ABC transporter permease, with amino-acid sequence MTTAIATAVPALAAGRSIRLGISRIGYEVKVYFRQGDTVFFTFLFPVVMLTIFAVAFSSQGKMGVHPDGTGGITIAAYYLPGMVAAGVLLSGLQNLAVDIAGEKSDGTLKRLSGTPLPMLSYFIGKFGRVFVTGVLQAALLLLVARVGFNVALPADAGSWLTFVWVFVLGIATSAVLGIALSGLPRSGKSASAVIIPIVLVLQFISGVYLQFTMLPTWLQNVASVFPLKWMAQGMRAVFLPSDFAAAEQGASWSLGWVALVLAVWLVAGLILCRVTFRWIRKDS; translated from the coding sequence ATGACCACCGCAATCGCAACCGCCGTACCTGCCCTCGCGGCCGGTCGCAGCATCCGCCTCGGAATCAGTCGCATCGGCTACGAGGTGAAGGTGTACTTTCGGCAGGGCGATACCGTGTTCTTCACCTTCCTGTTCCCCGTCGTGATGCTCACCATCTTCGCCGTGGCGTTCAGTTCGCAGGGCAAGATGGGCGTGCATCCCGACGGCACGGGCGGCATCACCATCGCGGCCTATTACCTGCCGGGCATGGTGGCCGCCGGCGTGCTGCTGAGTGGCCTGCAGAACCTCGCGGTCGACATCGCCGGCGAGAAGAGCGACGGCACACTCAAGCGTCTGAGCGGAACGCCGCTGCCGATGCTCAGCTACTTCATCGGCAAATTCGGCCGGGTGTTCGTGACCGGCGTGCTGCAGGCGGCGCTGTTGCTGCTCGTCGCCCGTGTCGGCTTCAACGTTGCACTGCCCGCGGATGCCGGCAGCTGGCTCACCTTTGTGTGGGTGTTCGTGCTCGGAATCGCGACATCCGCCGTTCTGGGTATCGCACTCTCGGGGCTGCCGCGCAGTGGCAAGAGCGCCTCAGCCGTGATCATTCCCATCGTGCTGGTGCTGCAGTTCATCTCGGGTGTCTACCTGCAATTCACGATGCTGCCGACGTGGCTGCAGAACGTGGCGAGCGTCTTCCCGCTCAAGTGGATGGCCCAGGGCATGCGCGCGGTGTTCCTGCCGAGCGACTTCGCGGCCGCCGAACAGGGTGCCAGCTGGAGTCTCGGCTGGGTCGCGCTCGTGCTGGCCGTCTGGCTGGTCGCCGGCCTCATCCTCTGCCGGGTCACGTTCCGCTGGATTCGCAAGGACAGCTGA
- a CDS encoding GNAT family N-acetyltransferase codes for MTITVRAAQLPDAAALAEVAAATFPLACPPHTTEEAKAHFIATMLSEERFAEYVADVERLVLVAVDAAETAARSEANIVGYGMVNFGEPDDADVAGALRIRPTAELSKCYVLAGYHGAGVAGALMEASLDAARARGAAGIWLGVNEENARAQRFYEKQGYERVGTKHFLVGDRLEDDYVFERAL; via the coding sequence ATGACCATCACCGTTCGTGCCGCCCAGCTTCCGGATGCCGCGGCGCTCGCCGAGGTCGCAGCCGCCACGTTCCCCCTCGCCTGCCCACCGCACACGACCGAGGAGGCGAAGGCGCACTTCATTGCCACGATGTTGTCGGAGGAGCGCTTCGCCGAGTACGTCGCTGATGTCGAGCGGCTCGTGCTCGTGGCCGTGGACGCGGCGGAGACCGCGGCACGGAGCGAGGCGAACATCGTGGGCTACGGCATGGTGAATTTCGGCGAACCGGATGATGCGGATGTCGCGGGCGCATTGCGCATCCGCCCCACTGCGGAGCTCAGCAAGTGTTACGTGCTCGCTGGATATCACGGCGCCGGCGTGGCGGGCGCGCTCATGGAGGCGTCGCTTGACGCCGCTCGGGCGCGTGGTGCCGCCGGAATCTGGCTCGGCGTCAACGAGGAGAATGCGCGGGCGCAGCGCTTCTACGAGAAGCAGGGCTACGAGCGCGTGGGCACGAAGCACTTTCTCGTGGGCGACCGTCTCGAAGACGACTACGTGTTCGAGCGCGCGCTGTAG
- the nusG gene encoding transcription termination/antitermination protein NusG — MADRDRQSVDWATAAEQSSEEDEAQTGNVLEAEEESVEPAEHEALHVFDESGESNDSESDGDESNDDIELDLEARLNALAEATDPAADAAVDDALEIDTPDEAEAALEAAEDEEADAEESREPGAVEESEGLADAADANTEDADAAEVDPYDEFRAELRSKPGKWYVIHSYAGFERRVKSNIENRMVSMAVEDYIYQVEVPMEDVVEIKNGQRKMVTRVRIPGYVLVRMDLNEDSWSVVRHTPGVTGFVGNSHNPTPLRFEEAFSMLKSLVQIQDVPAAKTAGGKGGKAATRAIPAEVDFEIGETITIKEGSFAGLPGSISEIKPESGKLTVLVSLFERETPVELSFDQVTKL, encoded by the coding sequence GTGGCTGACAGAGATCGCCAGAGCGTCGATTGGGCAACCGCGGCGGAGCAGTCCTCCGAAGAGGACGAGGCTCAGACGGGCAATGTGCTCGAGGCCGAGGAAGAATCCGTCGAGCCTGCCGAGCACGAGGCGCTGCACGTCTTCGATGAATCGGGCGAGAGCAACGACTCCGAGTCAGACGGCGATGAGTCGAACGACGACATCGAGCTCGACCTCGAAGCGCGACTCAACGCCCTGGCCGAAGCCACCGACCCCGCAGCGGATGCCGCTGTCGACGACGCCCTCGAGATCGACACCCCCGACGAGGCCGAGGCTGCACTCGAGGCTGCGGAAGACGAAGAGGCGGATGCCGAGGAGTCCCGGGAGCCCGGCGCCGTTGAGGAGTCCGAAGGCCTGGCAGACGCCGCCGACGCGAACACTGAAGACGCAGACGCCGCCGAGGTCGACCCGTACGACGAGTTCCGCGCCGAGCTGCGCAGCAAGCCGGGCAAGTGGTACGTCATCCACTCCTACGCCGGCTTCGAGCGTCGTGTGAAGTCGAACATCGAGAACCGCATGGTCTCGATGGCCGTCGAGGACTACATCTACCAGGTCGAGGTCCCCATGGAGGACGTCGTCGAGATCAAGAACGGCCAGCGCAAGATGGTCACCCGCGTGCGCATTCCCGGCTATGTGCTGGTGCGCATGGATCTCAATGAGGACAGCTGGTCTGTCGTGCGGCACACCCCCGGTGTGACGGGCTTCGTCGGCAACTCGCACAACCCAACGCCGCTGCGTTTCGAAGAGGCGTTCTCGATGCTCAAGAGCCTCGTGCAGATTCAGGATGTGCCGGCAGCCAAGACCGCCGGCGGCAAGGGCGGCAAGGCCGCAACGCGTGCCATTCCGGCCGAGGTCGACTTCGAGATCGGCGAGACCATCACCATCAAGGAGGGTTCGTTCGCGGGCCTTCCCGGTTCGATCAGCGAGATCAAGCCTGAGAGCGGCAAGCTCACGGTGCTCGTTTCACTCTTCGAGCGCGAGACCCCGGTGGAGCTCAGCTTCGACCAGGTCACCAAGCTCTAA
- a CDS encoding NADP-dependent oxidoreductase: protein MDNMRAIVMDEAGEPDALRLADVPVPLKVNSEFLIEVHAAALNPIDAKTRAGRGVSAAIANYPAVLGHDFSGVVLQSPYEAHPIRPGDEVFGMVMFPRFSGSFAEVVAVPSLSVARKPTALTHLEAAAVPLAAMTAWGPVVELAQAHEGQRMLIHAGAGGVGHFAVQIATHFGAHVIATGSTRNQDWLRELGASEVVDYTTTRFEDAVEEVDVVIDLIGNVHENTGSRSLKVMKPGGLIVNIPTGSWPSFFTDAAAAGMRATDYKVAPDARTLDVIAELLQTGALRVNVDEVFDLADTAQAMRALEEGHTRGKIALRVR from the coding sequence ATGGATAACATGCGCGCCATAGTGATGGACGAAGCCGGAGAACCGGATGCGCTGCGGCTGGCGGACGTGCCGGTGCCGCTCAAGGTCAACTCCGAGTTTCTCATCGAGGTGCACGCGGCAGCACTCAACCCCATCGACGCCAAGACGCGGGCGGGGCGCGGAGTGTCTGCGGCGATAGCCAATTATCCCGCCGTGCTCGGTCACGATTTCAGCGGTGTGGTGCTGCAATCGCCGTATGAGGCGCATCCGATTCGCCCCGGTGACGAGGTGTTCGGCATGGTCATGTTTCCGCGGTTCAGTGGCTCGTTCGCCGAGGTCGTCGCGGTGCCGAGCCTCAGCGTTGCGCGCAAGCCGACTGCACTCACGCATCTCGAGGCTGCAGCGGTACCGCTCGCCGCGATGACCGCGTGGGGGCCCGTCGTCGAACTCGCGCAGGCGCACGAAGGGCAGCGGATGCTCATCCACGCCGGTGCGGGCGGGGTAGGGCACTTCGCGGTGCAGATCGCCACCCACTTCGGCGCGCACGTGATTGCAACGGGGTCGACGCGCAACCAGGACTGGCTGCGCGAGCTCGGGGCATCCGAGGTCGTGGACTACACGACGACACGGTTTGAAGACGCGGTCGAAGAGGTCGACGTGGTCATCGATCTGATCGGCAATGTGCACGAGAACACCGGCAGCCGCTCGCTGAAGGTCATGAAGCCGGGCGGGCTCATCGTGAACATTCCGACGGGCAGTTGGCCGTCATTCTTCACGGATGCCGCTGCCGCCGGCATGCGCGCCACCGACTACAAGGTGGCACCGGATGCGCGCACGCTCGATGTGATTGCGGAGTTGCTGCAGACGGGGGCGCTGCGCGTGAACGTCGACGAGGTCTTCGATCTTGCCGACACGGCCCAGGCGATGCGCGCCCTCGAGGAGGGGCACACCCGCGGCAAGATCGCCCTGCGCGTTCGCTGA